A genomic stretch from Dyella sp. M7H15-1 includes:
- the lpxL gene encoding LpxL/LpxP family Kdo(2)-lipid IV(A) lauroyl/palmitoleoyl acyltransferase: protein MHRMPGTPRPVFTCALLSPHLWPAWIGVSVMKLLAMLPFSMLMAMGRGLGAVIERYPSPRRKVATTNIALCFPELDAKAQAKRVDAHLRDIGLMLIEFALGWMGSDRAMAKIPVRFEGLEHLEAAHAAGRGVLLVGGHFSHLELCARLVSQRIRIAGMYRRMDNPVFEWTVLRARLGYARAMFEKDDIRGTVKYLRTGGTLWYAPDQDMRSKDNVFVPFFGVPAATITATHHLARMSHSVMIPFFHRRLPGSQGYVLKLGAPLENLPSQDAEADTARVNRSIEQMVREAPEQYLWVHKRFKTRPEGFPPIY, encoded by the coding sequence ATGCATCGGATGCCTGGAACGCCCCGACCTGTCTTTACTTGCGCCCTGCTCTCCCCACACCTCTGGCCAGCGTGGATCGGTGTGAGTGTCATGAAACTGCTGGCCATGCTGCCCTTCAGCATGCTGATGGCGATGGGCCGCGGGCTGGGTGCGGTAATCGAACGTTATCCGTCGCCACGGCGCAAGGTGGCTACCACCAATATTGCGCTTTGCTTTCCCGAGCTTGATGCCAAGGCGCAAGCCAAGCGGGTGGATGCGCACCTGCGCGACATCGGCCTGATGCTGATCGAATTCGCATTGGGCTGGATGGGTTCTGATCGCGCCATGGCGAAAATTCCAGTGCGGTTCGAAGGTCTGGAACACCTCGAAGCTGCACATGCCGCTGGGCGCGGGGTACTGCTGGTGGGCGGTCACTTCTCGCACCTGGAGCTGTGCGCGCGGCTGGTCTCGCAGCGCATCCGCATTGCCGGCATGTACCGGCGCATGGACAACCCGGTATTCGAGTGGACCGTGCTGCGCGCGCGCCTAGGCTATGCTCGCGCCATGTTTGAGAAGGACGATATCCGCGGCACGGTGAAATACCTGCGCACGGGAGGCACGCTTTGGTATGCGCCGGATCAGGACATGCGCAGCAAGGACAACGTCTTCGTACCTTTCTTCGGCGTCCCTGCCGCGACCATCACCGCCACCCACCATCTGGCGCGCATGTCCCATTCGGTGATGATCCCCTTCTTCCACCGCCGCCTGCCCGGCAGTCAGGGTTACGTACTCAAACTCGGTGCGCCACTGGAGAACCTGCCCAGCCAGGATGCCGAGGCCGATACCGCCCGCGTCAACCGCAGCATCGAGCAGATGGTGCGGGAAGCGCCGGAGCAATACCTCTGGGTACACAAGCGCTTCAAAACGCGGCCCGAAGGCTTTCCGCCGATTTATTGA
- a CDS encoding polysaccharide deacetylase family protein, with product MSATEGSKAQTCPIFMYHNIAQAPNDLRRWRSLYVSPGAFTRQMWLLKRMGYMGLSMTNAMPYLRGEKLGRIAVITLDDGYADNLESALPVLQRYGFTATCYVVSGSIGRYNNWDADKLGIRKPLMTPEQLRAWHDGGMEIGAHTRSHPHLTQCSDAQLRDEIAGSKADLEDHLGVLVTQFCYPYGDMDDRVADVTRSTGYDAATTTQRGRAAAGMDLWRLPRVQIARHHMLPQFAMRAFTHYENRRA from the coding sequence ATGAGCGCTACTGAGGGATCAAAGGCACAGACCTGCCCGATTTTCATGTACCACAACATCGCCCAGGCGCCGAACGACCTGCGACGCTGGCGTAGCCTGTACGTGAGTCCTGGCGCCTTCACACGACAGATGTGGCTGCTCAAGCGGATGGGCTACATGGGCCTCTCCATGACCAACGCCATGCCTTACCTGCGCGGCGAGAAGCTAGGTCGCATTGCTGTCATCACGCTGGACGATGGCTACGCCGACAACCTCGAATCGGCGCTGCCCGTGCTGCAGCGCTATGGCTTTACCGCCACCTGTTACGTCGTGAGCGGCAGTATCGGCCGCTACAACAATTGGGATGCGGACAAACTCGGCATCCGCAAACCACTCATGACGCCCGAGCAACTCCGTGCCTGGCACGACGGCGGCATGGAGATCGGTGCGCATACCCGCAGCCATCCGCACCTGACCCAATGCAGTGATGCGCAACTGCGCGATGAGATCGCCGGCAGCAAGGCGGATCTGGAAGATCACTTGGGCGTACTGGTTACCCAGTTTTGCTATCCCTATGGCGACATGGACGACCGCGTTGCCGACGTCACTCGTTCGACTGGCTACGACGCCGCCACCACCACCCAGCGCGGACGCGCTGCCGCAGGCATGGACCTGTGGCGCCTACCACGCGTGCAAATAGCACGACACCACATGCTGCCGCAGTTCGCCATGCGTGCCTTTACCCATTACGAGAACCGTCGCGCATGA
- a CDS encoding glycosyltransferase family 4 protein yields MKFLFVGTNPENTGAATHFVALVQALIEAGHQVSAVVYPDGLIANNLADSGARLYPAKFRNAFDLRGYYATLKAARDLEPDWLVGNFGKEYWPLILTSRLLGVPVALFRHRTPAMGRFSGYLVPRLAQRFFAVSNHARQAYLDRGVPPQRVRVLYNPVNMAWCQPDVERRKEILHKQGIAQDAIVLGYFGRMHETKGIFTLLEALDGAMAQEPRLHCMWLGHGTGSQALGERIEAGSFAHRHHMLGWIDDVHPYYSAISMLAFPSIASETFGRVSVEAQAAGVPVLGSHVGGVPETLSPNVTGLLLPSGNVVAWRNAILRMCDPEVREPMGVAARDFVDRHFNTRVIADEFVRILNDG; encoded by the coding sequence ATGAAATTTCTCTTCGTCGGCACCAACCCGGAGAACACCGGAGCGGCCACACACTTCGTTGCCCTCGTGCAGGCCCTGATCGAAGCAGGACATCAGGTCAGTGCCGTGGTGTATCCGGATGGATTGATCGCCAATAACCTGGCCGATTCGGGTGCACGGCTCTATCCGGCCAAATTCCGCAACGCGTTTGACCTGCGTGGTTACTACGCCACGCTCAAGGCGGCGCGTGATCTCGAGCCGGATTGGCTGGTTGGCAATTTTGGCAAGGAATACTGGCCATTGATCCTGACGAGCCGCTTGCTAGGGGTACCGGTCGCACTGTTCCGTCATCGCACTCCGGCGATGGGCCGCTTCTCCGGCTATCTGGTGCCACGCCTGGCGCAGCGTTTTTTTGCAGTCTCCAACCATGCTCGCCAGGCGTACCTCGATCGCGGCGTGCCGCCACAACGGGTGCGTGTGCTGTACAACCCGGTGAACATGGCGTGGTGCCAACCCGATGTGGAGCGGCGCAAAGAGATCCTGCACAAGCAGGGCATTGCGCAAGATGCGATCGTGCTCGGCTATTTTGGCCGCATGCACGAAACCAAGGGCATTTTTACCCTGCTCGAAGCACTCGATGGCGCGATGGCACAGGAACCGCGGCTGCATTGCATGTGGCTGGGGCACGGCACGGGTTCGCAAGCACTTGGCGAACGCATCGAAGCCGGCTCGTTCGCACACCGGCATCACATGCTTGGCTGGATCGACGACGTGCATCCGTATTACAGCGCCATCTCGATGCTAGCTTTCCCCTCGATCGCCTCCGAAACCTTCGGCCGCGTCTCCGTCGAAGCACAAGCGGCTGGCGTGCCGGTGCTCGGCAGCCATGTTGGCGGCGTTCCCGAAACCCTCTCGCCAAACGTCACCGGCCTGCTGTTGCCATCCGGCAATGTCGTGGCATGGCGCAATGCCATTCTGCGGATGTGCGATCCGGAAGTGCGTGAACCCATGGGCGTGGCTGCACGCGACTTTGTCGACCGCCACTTCAACACCCGGGTGATTGCGGATGAGTTTGTCCGCATTCTCAATGATGGTTGA
- a CDS encoding O-antigen ligase family protein, giving the protein MNSFSSTLKTLLHPPWLPLWVVVALLPFGRSAELGTFLCVVGLLLAVRRDPGGWRANAGVRLLVPLLACYIGAALLSAFMAIMPGKSWATVLGLLRYVPLGVYACYVVCDQSRLHAFYLAIAVVIAFWMLDAWMQMLTGWSLRGHAQLERISGIFGADDPKLGPTLAVLSPFALWAARERWRQGGLLIAFLLLLGPVMLSGSRAAWICFGLASLIFLWREVGSPLRFVAACAMVALVLLAAGGIAWKTSTRFDARMQRTLAVLGGNAQDLNEATTGRLEIWRNSVVMIAAHPVTGVGVRDFRYAYPQFAPANDHFLVAESCGEGAGACHAHQIVLEILTETGIVGLLLWLSGVGLAWRAWRRAGKAGRAAAFPVTVSLTVMLFPINTHLAFYSAWWGLLFAWLLGLWCAALYAVREGPLHGA; this is encoded by the coding sequence ATGAACTCCTTTTCCTCCACGCTGAAGACCCTGTTGCACCCGCCATGGCTGCCGCTGTGGGTGGTGGTTGCGTTGCTGCCGTTCGGGCGGAGCGCCGAGCTGGGTACCTTCCTGTGTGTAGTCGGCCTGCTGCTGGCAGTGCGTCGTGATCCAGGGGGATGGCGTGCGAACGCTGGAGTTCGTCTGTTGGTGCCATTGCTGGCTTGTTATATCGGTGCGGCGCTACTTTCGGCGTTCATGGCGATCATGCCGGGCAAGAGTTGGGCCACCGTGTTGGGCTTGCTTCGCTATGTCCCGCTGGGCGTGTATGCCTGTTATGTCGTATGCGATCAGTCGCGCCTTCATGCTTTCTACCTTGCGATCGCGGTTGTCATCGCTTTCTGGATGCTAGACGCCTGGATGCAGATGCTCACGGGGTGGAGCCTTCGCGGCCACGCCCAGCTGGAACGTATCTCCGGCATTTTTGGCGCGGACGATCCCAAGCTGGGCCCGACCTTGGCCGTGCTTTCACCCTTTGCATTGTGGGCCGCACGGGAGCGCTGGCGGCAGGGTGGTTTGCTGATCGCATTCCTGCTGTTGCTGGGGCCGGTGATGCTCAGTGGGTCGCGTGCGGCATGGATCTGTTTTGGGTTGGCCAGCCTGATTTTCCTGTGGCGCGAGGTTGGTTCGCCGTTGCGCTTTGTCGCGGCCTGCGCAATGGTGGCCTTGGTCTTGCTGGCGGCCGGTGGTATCGCCTGGAAAACCTCGACACGCTTCGACGCGCGCATGCAGCGTACCTTGGCCGTTCTGGGCGGCAACGCGCAGGATCTCAATGAAGCGACGACCGGCAGGCTGGAGATCTGGCGCAACAGCGTGGTGATGATTGCGGCCCATCCTGTTACGGGTGTCGGTGTGCGGGACTTCCGTTACGCGTATCCGCAATTCGCGCCCGCCAATGATCACTTCCTGGTGGCGGAAAGTTGCGGTGAGGGCGCGGGTGCCTGTCACGCGCATCAGATCGTCTTGGAAATTCTTACCGAGACGGGCATCGTCGGCTTGCTGTTATGGCTGTCAGGCGTTGGTCTGGCCTGGCGAGCGTGGCGGCGTGCAGGCAAAGCCGGGCGCGCCGCGGCGTTTCCGGTGACGGTATCGCTGACTGTGATGCTGTTTCCCATCAATACCCACCTGGCTTTCTATTCGGCCTGGTGGGGTTTGCTGTTCGCCTGGCTGCTGGGCCTGTGGTGTGCGGCGCTTTATGCTGTGCGAGAGGGACCGCTCCATGGCGCGTGA
- a CDS encoding glycosyltransferase: protein MSVAATPVRVLTVVQLIPALRAGGAERSVLEVGQALVQAGHRSVVISAGGRMTAQLEAEGSEHITLDIGRKSLSTLVKLGRLRHLLRELKPDVVHVRSRLPAWMGWWAIRGLSPRPHFITTVHGLNSPGSYSAIMLRGERIVVVSQTVRDYLISHYQTLDIARIRIIPRGIDPEVFPYGHRPDEAWQKAFFTEFPSLAGAPLLTLPARGTRLKGHHDAIELVAELKQRGIETRLLLLGVIEAGRADYVRELQGLIHARGIAGQVVLTAPREDVRDIYPMSSLILQLSNKPEAFGRTVVEALSLCRPVLGYAHGGVGELLAELYPAGRVPPGDRERLVERAAELLRVAPPIPPLQRYRLIDMQRAALALYEEVAA, encoded by the coding sequence ATGTCCGTTGCCGCCACGCCGGTCAGGGTGCTGACTGTTGTGCAGCTCATCCCTGCGCTGCGCGCAGGTGGGGCGGAGCGTTCAGTGCTGGAGGTGGGACAGGCGCTGGTGCAGGCCGGCCATCGTTCCGTTGTGATCTCCGCCGGTGGTCGCATGACGGCCCAGCTCGAAGCGGAAGGCAGCGAGCACATCACCTTGGATATAGGGCGCAAGTCGCTGTCCACGCTGGTCAAGCTTGGACGGTTGCGGCATCTGCTGCGCGAATTGAAGCCGGATGTTGTCCACGTCCGTTCGCGATTGCCGGCCTGGATGGGCTGGTGGGCAATCAGGGGCCTGTCGCCCCGGCCCCATTTCATTACCACTGTGCATGGACTCAACTCGCCCGGAAGCTATAGCGCCATCATGCTGCGCGGCGAGCGCATCGTGGTGGTCTCGCAGACGGTCCGCGATTACCTGATCAGCCATTACCAGACGTTGGATATCGCGCGTATCCGCATCATTCCGCGTGGCATCGATCCGGAAGTCTTCCCCTATGGTCACCGCCCGGACGAAGCCTGGCAAAAGGCTTTCTTCACCGAATTTCCCAGTCTGGCTGGTGCGCCGCTGCTCACCTTGCCTGCTCGCGGCACGCGCCTGAAAGGCCATCACGACGCGATCGAGCTGGTCGCCGAACTCAAGCAGCGCGGCATCGAAACGCGCCTACTGCTGCTAGGTGTGATCGAGGCCGGTCGCGCGGACTATGTGCGCGAATTGCAGGGCCTGATCCATGCCCGCGGCATCGCTGGACAGGTTGTGCTGACCGCACCGCGTGAGGACGTGCGCGATATCTACCCCATGTCCTCGCTAATCTTGCAGTTGTCGAACAAGCCGGAAGCTTTTGGCCGCACCGTCGTGGAAGCTTTGTCGTTATGCCGCCCGGTGCTTGGTTACGCTCATGGTGGTGTTGGCGAGTTGTTGGCCGAACTCTATCCTGCCGGCCGTGTGCCGCCGGGTGATCGTGAGCGTCTGGTAGAGCGTGCGGCTGAATTGCTGCGCGTGGCACCGCCTATTCCTCCGCTGCAACGCTATCGCCTGATCGACATGCAGCGCGCCGCCCTGGCGCTTTATGAGGAAGTAGCGGCCTAA